The following DNA comes from Spirochaetota bacterium.
CTTGCCTAAATCTGGAATATATGAAAAACTGATTATTTTATTGATTACGGTGTTTTAATTTTATTATTTTTTTGTTAATCATACGTTTTATTGATATAATAAATACATGCAAAAGATTTATTTCGTATCTTTAGCATTGAACAAAACTGATACATACCGAGCAGCTAAAGATAGAATCAAAAAAAAGCGCACCATTTTATGGTGTGCTTTTAATTTTAAAGCTTGAATTTTTTTATAGTAAAAAAAATATTGAGGGAAAAATTAGCTTACAAGAGGTCTTGCTATGGAATTAGCCCGTTACAGGATTGAAATATATTATACTATTCCCGATTCACGTGGTACAGTATTGCAACAAAAACTACATAGATTAGGCTTTTCTGTAAGCGAATGTGTCCGTACCGACAACTATCTCATAAATATTCCTTTGAATGATAGTCAAATTGAGAAGGTTGCACAGGCACTTGTACAACCTGTTACACAAAATTATACTATCAATAAACCTTTTACACCCTCCGACTTTACGTATGCTGTTGAAATTGGATACCTCCCCGGAGTAACCGATAATGTTGCCCACACAACCCGTGAAATCATTGAAGATATTTTCAAAATACACTGTGATCCTGAAAAATGTGTTTTCACTTCATCTACTTATTTCTTATGGGGGGAATTAACTATTGATGCAATTCATGAAATATCACTGGAACTTTACAATCCTTTGATACAGAGATCATTAATTTTATCATATGACGAGTACATAAAGAATGGTGGTATGGGTAATGCCATACCTGTAGTAACACTGCATGAGGATACAAAGGCAGAAGTTGTTTCATTGGATGTCCCCGAAGATGAACTTATAGCATTGGGGAAAGAGGGCATAAAAAATCCTGATGGTACCCGCCGGGGACCTTTAGCACTGGACATGCTTTCCCTTGACGCAATTAAAAAATACTACAGGGATATTGAAAAACGAAATCCCACTGATGTAGAGCTTGAATCAATAGCACAGACCTGGAGTGAACACTGTAAACATACAATTTTTGCTGCACAACTGGATGACATAAATGATGGCATATTCAAGCATTATATTAAAGAAGCAACACTGCGAATTCGCCGTGAGAAAGGCAAAGATGACATCTGTGTTTCAGTATTCTCCGATAATGCTGGTGGAATTGAATTTGATGATGATTATGTCATAGCTGATAAGGTAGAAACCCACAATAGCCCAAGTGCTCTTGATCCTTTTGGCGGAGCTATCACCGGAATTGTAGGAGTAAACAGGGATGCTATTGGATTTGGTTTGGGTTCAAAGCCAGTAGCTAATCGCTATGGATTCTGCTTTGCAAATCCTTTTGACACAAAGCCTTTATACAAATCAAAAGATTCAAATTCCAGGATGCTATCGCCGCGACGAATCATGGAGGGTGTTATCCATGGCGTCAATGTGGGTGGCAACTGTTCTGGCATACCAACCCCACAGGGATTTGTGTATTTTGATGATCGGTATAAAGGGAAGCCTTTGGTCTTTGTTGGGACCGTTGGCTTGATTCCAAAAAAGATTAAAGGAAAATCTTCAGTACATAAAAAAGCAATGCCCGGAGACAATATCGTGATGGTTGGTGGCAGAGTGGGGCGAGATGGCATTCATGGTGCCACTTTTTCTTCAGAAGCGCTTACATCTGGCAGCCCTGCAACAGCGGTTCAGATTGGGGATCCCATTACACAGAAAAAATTTTCTGATGCAATTGTGAAAGAAGCTCGTGATATGGGATTGTATCACTCTATTACCGATAACGGCGCCGGTGGCCTTTCATGTTCGGTTTCTGAGATGGCACGTGAAGCAGGCGGTTTTATTGTAT
Coding sequences within:
- a CDS encoding AIR synthase-related protein, whose amino-acid sequence is MELARYRIEIYYTIPDSRGTVLQQKLHRLGFSVSECVRTDNYLINIPLNDSQIEKVAQALVQPVTQNYTINKPFTPSDFTYAVEIGYLPGVTDNVAHTTREIIEDIFKIHCDPEKCVFTSSTYFLWGELTIDAIHEISLELYNPLIQRSLILSYDEYIKNGGMGNAIPVVTLHEDTKAEVVSLDVPEDELIALGKEGIKNPDGTRRGPLALDMLSLDAIKKYYRDIEKRNPTDVELESIAQTWSEHCKHTIFAAQLDDINDGIFKHYIKEATLRIRREKGKDDICVSVFSDNAGGIEFDDDYVIADKVETHNSPSALDPFGGAITGIVGVNRDAIGFGLGSKPVANRYGFCFANPFDTKPLYKSKDSNSRMLSPRRIMEGVIHGVNVGGNCSGIPTPQGFVYFDDRYKGKPLVFVGTVGLIPKKIKGKSSVHKKAMPGDNIVMVGGRVGRDGIHGATFSSEALTSGSPATAVQIGDPITQKKFSDAIVKEARDMGLYHSITDNGAGGLSCSVSEMAREAGGFIVYLDKVPLKYPGLAPWQIWVSESQERMTLSVPDETLEDFLNLMKRRGVEAWVIGKFTDSGRGIVYYNGEIVFNIDLFFLHEGLPQKKLTSTYTPQSHPYPEFDDPKNITEHFIAMVKRLNTASFEFISTQYDHEVQGNSVVKPLQGKGKVNGNATVIRPVLKSKKGVVLSQGLYPSYSDIDTYWMAACSIDTAIRNAVATGCDLDKLALLDNFCWCDSTNPYRLGQLKEAARACYDFAVAYKTPFISGKDSMFNDFKGYDENFNEVFISVPPTLLISSIGVVSDIAYCQTLDFKKAGDYIYILGITRDELGGSEYLAYMGEKLSGKKYIGDSIPHVDTTVNTHIYRVIEKALRKGLIASSISIERGGIALALAKSAMGGLLGANIDLRAIPQENINRNDTLLFSESQGRILVSIAPENKSNFEKLCKDIPFAKIGQVNDDLLTIAGLQGNEIVSVSVFDLHSAYKSTFSEF